A window from Nitrosopumilus adriaticus encodes these proteins:
- a CDS encoding AAA family ATPase: MQIIRIRLKNFLSFGTKMQELEFSDLNTIVGPNDSGKTNVFRAIELVKRHINQRNVPAEAYYHNLDFEKPYEIEIDIKFDQEEKEILLNFLVCAIIHQDIRPKEKENQRRNLEILKKILLGKGEKFFSDFCEELTIVVDTEGKSRYPPDIYFKFNKNNQYLYFQSYRLTNNLKKRDSHTIRNISDIILTQARNEIPKLNDCILNIKQKLPNLDNFSYNVFDHILEITEDSVSSEFGGFRLTEFEANKETFPEFIRTRNFIRSVSPEDESASFVDIVSHIFKKSIIKTSDIRARPKVIQSPKDLQYFDEMINISGENLAKILFSLANSDNPKLKTQYREVTNEFKKITNGLELEVQVKPIKSKIKKRHLRELEKEFDRLDNATNIAMADEEIEIVKDHLYVQVIKNNIPIPIEFAAAGIIELAILLTAVIGHKNKVLLLDEPALNLHSILQRRVLQLIQKAISKNKNQVILITHSPYLLNPENFKNSWKITSPKPGSTVVNLKEIIDSMNTNEREKTLTRLYNSEIRSILFQHGVVLVEGPSDKIVIEKTDRYLTDNQLDGPNIEDNEWMILDVGGKDSFSLLLKLVKKLKIPHTSVLDYDSLMECTRKIFIDGQEVITSSAINAIEKSEGLSQSEKSFIKKIRSSIIPKKEKSRTDKIITRYWYDDNLLKKLNTIARKHNMYVLIKDLEGSLQTSTTSKDSKPLRATEHITELLSENKIPKEIKLVMKFIKTKIKN, encoded by the coding sequence ATGCAAATTATTCGAATTCGATTAAAAAATTTTTTATCATTTGGAACAAAAATGCAGGAATTAGAATTTTCAGATCTAAATACAATTGTAGGGCCCAATGATTCTGGAAAAACTAATGTGTTTAGGGCAATTGAATTAGTTAAACGTCACATCAATCAAAGAAATGTTCCTGCCGAAGCTTATTATCATAATTTGGATTTTGAGAAACCTTATGAAATTGAAATCGACATAAAATTTGATCAAGAAGAAAAAGAGATTTTATTAAATTTTCTTGTATGTGCAATCATTCATCAAGATATTAGGCCTAAAGAAAAGGAAAATCAAAGACGAAATTTAGAGATTCTTAAAAAAATTTTACTTGGTAAAGGGGAAAAATTTTTCTCTGATTTTTGTGAGGAACTAACAATTGTTGTTGATACTGAAGGAAAATCACGTTACCCTCCAGACATTTATTTTAAATTTAACAAGAATAACCAATATCTATATTTTCAAAGTTATCGATTAACAAATAATCTAAAAAAACGAGACAGTCATACTATTAGAAATATTTCAGATATTATTTTAACTCAGGCTAGAAATGAAATTCCAAAACTGAATGATTGTATTTTAAATATCAAACAAAAATTACCCAATTTGGATAATTTCTCTTACAATGTTTTTGATCATATTTTAGAAATTACTGAAGATAGCGTATCTTCTGAATTTGGAGGTTTTCGTCTAACTGAATTTGAAGCTAACAAGGAGACATTTCCAGAATTTATCAGAACAAGGAATTTTATTCGCTCAGTAAGTCCAGAAGATGAGAGTGCAAGTTTTGTAGACATTGTTTCACATATTTTTAAAAAATCCATAATTAAAACATCGGATATTAGAGCTAGGCCAAAAGTGATCCAAAGTCCCAAAGATCTTCAATATTTTGATGAAATGATAAATATTTCTGGTGAAAATTTAGCAAAGATTCTTTTTTCTTTAGCAAATAGTGATAATCCTAAATTAAAAACCCAATATAGAGAAGTTACAAATGAATTTAAAAAAATTACAAACGGTTTAGAGTTAGAGGTACAAGTTAAACCAATTAAATCCAAAATTAAAAAACGACACTTACGAGAATTAGAAAAAGAATTTGATAGATTAGACAATGCTACAAATATCGCTATGGCTGATGAGGAAATTGAAATTGTCAAAGATCATTTGTATGTCCAAGTCATAAAAAACAACATTCCGATTCCAATTGAATTTGCGGCTGCAGGGATTATTGAATTAGCAATTTTGTTAACAGCTGTAATTGGTCACAAAAACAAAGTACTTCTATTAGATGAACCAGCTTTGAATTTACATTCAATTTTACAAAGAAGAGTATTACAATTAATACAAAAAGCAATTTCAAAGAACAAAAATCAAGTTATCTTGATTACTCATTCTCCATATTTACTAAATCCAGAAAATTTTAAGAACTCATGGAAAATTACATCTCCAAAACCAGGATCAACCGTAGTGAATTTGAAAGAAATTATTGATTCTATGAATACAAATGAACGTGAAAAGACACTCACTAGATTATATAATTCTGAAATACGCTCAATATTATTTCAACATGGAGTGGTACTTGTTGAAGGTCCTTCAGATAAAATCGTTATTGAAAAAACCGATAGATATTTGACAGATAATCAACTTGATGGTCCCAATATAGAAGATAATGAATGGATGATACTTGATGTGGGTGGAAAAGATTCTTTTTCATTATTGCTAAAATTAGTCAAGAAACTAAAAATTCCCCACACTTCTGTGTTGGATTATGATAGTTTGATGGAATGTACTAGAAAAATTTTCATAGATGGCCAAGAAGTAATTACCTCTTCTGCAATTAATGCAATAGAGAAATCAGAAGGACTTTCACAATCCGAAAAGTCTTTTATTAAAAAAATTAGATCTTCCATCATACCTAAAAAAGAAAAATCAAGAACTGATAAAATTATTACAAGATATTGGTATGATGATAATTTATTAAAAAAACTAAATACAATTGCACGGAAACACAACATGTATGTTCTGATAAAAGATTTGGAGGGGTCTTTACAAACAAGTACAACTTCTAAAGACAGTAAACCGTTAAGGGCAACAGAACATATAACTGAACTACTATCTGAAAATAAAATCCCTAAAGAAATAAAGTTAGTAATGAAATTTATTAAAACAAAAATTAAAAATTAA
- a CDS encoding DNA polymerase, translated as MAESIPVTDYKDLGRLRTKRPQNRNSAYSKLRKINALDTETRHGDIFLIADSDGLFLDNITPESVIQFLFSKKYQNTWNFFYNLAYDAEVILKLLDQELFRYNLSRKLEFHWNDFKLEYIPSKLLRIKKGHHSVLFFDIAQFFGKSLAAAYEENIESLPEEYLSLKTKRAEFSKWFYSHNKKKIRNYCIQDCILTKKLAEHWISLFHNAFSFYPAKWPSSGYLAEKVLINNDVFFPKFDSIPYSIQDLAFRSYFGGRFEMIKRGFVGKSYLYDINSAYPYAISQLPDLDNGKWVKRKSIHEKAKLGFFKILADIPDDEIIPPFAFRANQNILFPSGKFITYCTLAELQACRDDSQYRILEGYQFVPNNTIKPYCKFIESLYEKRIKLKNENNPLEKPFKIILNSIYGKTGQKVNRIIGNLFNPVIFASITGHTRAQLYRFITENNLEKQTIAFATDSICVTKKLNINSKKLGEFSFDGAANDTFYLQNGFYRFNGVWKQRGFGKLGSKEIEHLETFEKDDKLFYKIAIKRNTRLRSGIIQNNIKDIGKIMTITKKVNLNADRKRLWLGKINDINQKQYNNSMPISLNHFTKEQI; from the coding sequence ATGGCAGAATCCATCCCCGTAACAGATTACAAAGATTTGGGCCGATTACGCACAAAAAGGCCTCAAAATCGTAATTCTGCATACTCAAAATTGCGGAAAATCAATGCATTAGATACTGAAACACGTCATGGAGATATTTTTCTGATTGCTGATTCTGATGGATTATTTCTTGATAATATTACTCCTGAATCGGTAATACAATTTCTATTCTCCAAAAAATATCAAAATACTTGGAATTTCTTTTACAATTTAGCATATGATGCTGAAGTAATTCTCAAACTTCTTGATCAAGAACTGTTCAGATACAATTTGAGTAGAAAACTAGAATTTCACTGGAATGATTTCAAACTAGAATACATCCCATCAAAATTACTTCGAATTAAAAAAGGACATCATAGTGTATTGTTTTTTGATATTGCTCAGTTTTTTGGTAAATCATTAGCTGCTGCATATGAAGAAAATATAGAATCTTTACCTGAAGAGTATTTATCACTAAAAACAAAACGTGCAGAATTCTCTAAATGGTTTTACAGTCATAACAAGAAGAAAATTAGAAATTATTGTATTCAAGATTGCATCCTAACTAAGAAACTGGCGGAACATTGGATATCCTTATTCCATAATGCATTTTCATTTTATCCTGCAAAGTGGCCAAGTTCAGGATATCTAGCAGAAAAAGTTCTAATCAATAATGATGTATTCTTTCCAAAGTTTGACTCTATTCCTTACTCTATTCAAGATTTAGCTTTTCGAAGTTATTTTGGAGGAAGATTTGAGATGATAAAACGAGGATTTGTCGGTAAATCTTACCTTTACGATATCAATTCTGCATATCCATATGCAATATCCCAACTACCTGATCTTGATAATGGTAAATGGGTAAAAAGAAAATCAATTCATGAAAAAGCCAAACTAGGATTCTTCAAGATTTTAGCAGATATTCCAGATGATGAAATAATTCCACCTTTTGCATTTAGGGCTAATCAGAATATTTTATTCCCTTCAGGGAAATTTATCACATATTGTACGTTAGCAGAACTTCAAGCCTGTAGAGATGACTCTCAGTACAGGATTCTTGAAGGATATCAATTTGTGCCTAACAACACCATAAAACCATACTGCAAATTCATAGAATCCCTCTATGAAAAACGCATCAAACTCAAAAATGAAAATAATCCTTTAGAAAAACCATTCAAAATAATTCTCAATTCTATTTATGGTAAAACTGGGCAAAAAGTAAACAGAATAATCGGAAATTTATTCAATCCTGTAATTTTTGCATCAATTACAGGGCATACTAGAGCACAACTATACCGATTCATTACAGAGAACAATCTAGAGAAACAAACCATAGCATTTGCAACGGATTCTATCTGTGTTACAAAGAAACTAAACATTAATTCAAAGAAACTAGGAGAATTTTCATTTGATGGAGCTGCAAATGATACATTTTACCTACAAAATGGTTTTTATCGATTCAATGGTGTTTGGAAACAAAGAGGGTTTGGTAAACTAGGTTCTAAAGAGATCGAACACTTGGAAACATTTGAGAAGGATGATAAACTATTCTATAAAATTGCCATTAAAAGAAACACAAGACTACGTTCGGGGATTATTCAAAATAATATCAAAGATATCGGGAAAATTATGACTATAACAAAAAAAGTAAATCTCAATGCAGACAGAAAGAGATTATGGTTAGGAAAAATTAATGATATTAATCAAAAACAATACAATAATTCCATGCCAATTTCTTTAAATCATTTTACTAAAGAGCAAATTTGA
- a CDS encoding HNH endonuclease, with translation MLLNYTINEFYPKSKIWKDFHVANRGGIRPSIDQNLVVVFLDAPNPNPKPGQDHNIYHDRYDTTTGVYYYTGRGQEGDQTPTGPNKWLIDSNKNKTTIHLFRQYSLGSLHQYIGKVKVVKVAQETQQDHRKINRLVYVFSLLPEADAIVTEEDAFQREIDYQLTTTKKESKEQIKKNIANMDKLTTKRGSKTRTITVRTKTEHVRYRGIVLELRKLFDEKCQICKIPHFEKKSGKYAEVHHIIPWAKSHDDSSKNLIVICANCHRKMHYAKDVQRMKMYEELIHNYPNTSYCTPDFYKKY, from the coding sequence ATGTTGCTAAATTATACTATTAATGAATTCTATCCAAAAAGTAAGATCTGGAAGGATTTTCACGTAGCAAACAGAGGGGGAATTAGACCTAGTATAGATCAAAATTTGGTAGTAGTATTCTTAGATGCACCTAATCCGAATCCGAAACCAGGGCAAGATCATAATATCTATCATGATAGATATGATACAACAACTGGTGTTTACTACTATACAGGAAGAGGGCAAGAAGGAGACCAAACTCCAACGGGTCCAAACAAATGGTTAATTGATTCAAATAAAAATAAAACTACAATTCACCTATTTAGACAATATTCACTTGGTAGTTTACATCAATACATTGGAAAAGTAAAAGTCGTAAAAGTTGCTCAAGAAACTCAACAAGATCATCGTAAAATAAACCGACTTGTCTATGTATTCTCATTACTACCAGAAGCAGATGCAATTGTTACTGAAGAAGATGCATTTCAAAGAGAAATCGATTATCAATTAACTACAACAAAAAAAGAATCCAAAGAACAAATTAAAAAAAATATTGCAAATATGGATAAACTTACTACAAAACGAGGTAGTAAAACAAGAACCATTACTGTTAGAACTAAAACTGAACATGTACGATATAGAGGAATTGTTTTAGAATTAAGAAAATTATTTGATGAAAAATGTCAGATATGTAAAATTCCTCATTTTGAGAAAAAATCGGGCAAATATGCAGAAGTTCATCACATCATTCCCTGGGCTAAAAGTCATGATGATTCAAGTAAAAATTTGATAGTGATTTGTGCGAATTGTCATAGAAAAATGCATTATGCAAAAGATGTACAAAGAATGAAAATGTATGAAGAATTAATTCATAATTATCCTAATACATCATATTGTACACCTGATTTTTATAAGAAATACTAA
- a CDS encoding nuclease-related domain-containing protein, with protein sequence MAKIYGRADTEKRLLDKLPKEVKSIDDMDIVKKEFKKQYHSIEDKGLINKFSRWRKKRQINKIQNNKDTPLHSGTKGELRALDTLSKLDDNHHIFCGVIMELPHYVTYNGKKNLKSAQMDFVVVSKRGIFPIEVKNWTDTYIFKHRANGGLEPHEQAERAGRVLWISLKSWRDPKQPMVTSVLLTLQGNMKYNPTYKFVVVKDLITINQWIEKRKEIFSEKDVQRIVDRIKDHVTK encoded by the coding sequence ATGGCCAAAATCTATGGTCGGGCAGATACTGAAAAGAGGCTCTTAGACAAACTTCCCAAAGAAGTCAAATCAATTGATGATATGGATATTGTAAAAAAAGAATTCAAAAAACAATATCATTCCATTGAAGACAAAGGATTAATCAATAAATTCTCCAGATGGAGAAAAAAACGACAAATAAATAAAATTCAAAACAACAAGGATACCCCCCTCCATTCAGGCACAAAAGGAGAACTGCGTGCACTAGATACTCTATCGAAACTTGATGATAATCATCATATTTTCTGCGGTGTTATCATGGAGTTACCTCATTATGTTACATACAATGGTAAAAAGAATCTAAAATCTGCTCAAATGGATTTTGTTGTAGTATCAAAGAGAGGAATATTTCCAATCGAAGTCAAAAACTGGACTGATACTTACATTTTCAAACACAGGGCAAATGGTGGACTAGAACCACATGAGCAAGCAGAACGTGCAGGACGAGTTTTGTGGATTTCTCTCAAATCATGGCGCGATCCAAAACAACCCATGGTTACTAGTGTCTTGTTGACCCTTCAAGGAAACATGAAATATAATCCTACATACAAATTTGTTGTAGTAAAAGACTTGATTACAATTAATCAATGGATAGAAAAACGAAAAGAAATATTCTCAGAAAAAGATGTGCAGAGAATTGTGGACAGAATAAAAGATCATGTTACAAAGTAG
- a CDS encoding pentapeptide repeat-containing protein, protein MGCSYNAKLFSGTYDCPYEEFDHSGFCKFHHPTFWKERKQSHDSQVRDMIKEQLEQHRPLYLVGFHIPLFEWPEIIHAEIHCEFAYFEEAVDFANVYFTTITSFYYTTFEKVVNFQFCDFSETPIFFKTTFKEDAIFVGSKFRMGANFYESIFLQWGNFSSAKFAQSSFMPGMRCHDRINFSSASFEGATNLSRGEFINANFSYVDFHGELDLAYMKFPKINTAKIKTLGYEIPINFDFSTMRQRVRVSGKVNEPVVLEGVSFLGVNLQNFEFNNVKWLSPKRMWRKVIINELMLEKNKNYDDVSDIYAQLRKNYETRLRFTEASNFFIGELECLKKGLQKGSVREKLSSIMYSIHKYLSLYSESYFLPLAVWAPVLILSFLVLRNYTGYCAVSDECHLVGRVTDSLSAFFLFPRSEGLLDVLERVLSIPILGSAFVGLKRKFERRK, encoded by the coding sequence ATGGGCTGTTCATATAATGCAAAATTATTCTCTGGAACTTATGATTGTCCCTATGAAGAATTTGATCATAGTGGTTTTTGTAAATTTCATCATCCTACTTTTTGGAAAGAACGCAAACAAAGTCACGACAGTCAAGTTAGAGATATGATAAAAGAGCAACTAGAACAACACCGTCCATTGTATTTAGTAGGTTTTCATATTCCGCTGTTTGAATGGCCAGAAATTATTCATGCGGAGATTCATTGTGAATTTGCATATTTTGAAGAAGCCGTAGATTTTGCTAATGTGTATTTTACAACTATAACTAGTTTCTATTATACAACATTTGAAAAAGTAGTAAATTTTCAGTTTTGTGATTTTTCTGAGACTCCTATTTTTTTCAAAACTACCTTTAAGGAAGATGCGATTTTTGTAGGTAGTAAATTTCGCATGGGTGCAAATTTTTATGAAAGCATATTTTTGCAATGGGGGAATTTTTCGAGTGCAAAATTTGCACAATCTTCATTTATGCCTGGAATGAGATGTCATGATAGAATTAATTTTTCATCTGCAAGTTTTGAAGGGGCAACAAATTTGTCTAGAGGAGAATTCATTAATGCCAATTTTTCATATGTTGATTTTCATGGTGAATTAGATCTAGCGTACATGAAATTTCCTAAAATAAATACTGCAAAAATCAAAACCCTGGGTTATGAAATCCCTATTAACTTTGATTTTTCAACAATGCGTCAAAGAGTTCGTGTATCTGGGAAGGTGAATGAACCAGTTGTTTTGGAAGGAGTTTCATTTTTAGGTGTAAACTTACAAAATTTTGAATTTAACAATGTAAAGTGGTTGTCACCCAAGCGAATGTGGCGTAAAGTAATAATCAATGAATTAATGCTTGAAAAAAATAAAAATTATGATGATGTATCAGATATTTATGCGCAATTAAGAAAAAATTACGAAACAAGATTGCGATTTACTGAAGCATCTAATTTTTTCATAGGTGAATTAGAGTGTTTAAAAAAAGGACTTCAAAAGGGGTCTGTTCGTGAGAAATTATCTTCTATCATGTATTCTATTCATAAATATTTGTCATTGTATAGTGAAAGTTATTTTCTTCCATTAGCAGTTTGGGCACCTGTATTGATTTTATCATTTCTTGTATTGCGTAACTATACAGGATATTGTGCTGTTTCTGATGAATGTCATTTAGTGGGCAGAGTTACAGATAGTCTATCTGCATTTTTCCTATTTCCTAGATCTGAAGGTTTGTTAGATGTTTTAGAGAGAGTACTCAGCATCCCAATTTTAGGTTCTGCATTTGTTGGATTGAAAAGAAAATTTGAAAGAAGAAAATAA
- a CDS encoding DNA polymerase, with the protein MAESLPISDSKSLTGLYTTGHQDRRYANSKLRQICALDTETHDGDIFLIADSEGNYLDKITPKSVIKWLFSKRYEGTWNFFYNLTFDAGVILKLLGENLKSYLKTRSLDFSFEGYSIQYIHGKKLAIKKGHHSTVFFDIAQFYHMKLVDAYQSNIGKLPEEYLKMKQKRSHFTKRFYNRNKQQVRNYCITDCILTKRLAEKWITLFHDAFEFYPNRWISSGYLAEKVLINNEIDIPKFNTVPYKIQELAFRCYFGGRFEMLKRGFIGTGYIYDINSAYPYALTKIPNLSKGRWIKRKSIHPDSKLGFFRIKADIPDLKHVPPFPFRNNNMIIFPSGKFETFCTLPELLACNDESMYEIIDSYQFIPDVEEYPYKNFITEMYQKRLKLKQDGSPLQLPIKLILNSIYGKTGQRINRKIGNLFNPIIFSAITGHARAQLYEFVQKHKIEREIVAFATDSVCTTRKITSSSNELGVFSLDKSGDDVFFLQNGIYRINGKWKQRGLGHLGTKEIEHLDTVEKDGKLFYKFKVLRAGQLRSSIIQNNIEGIGKFSEITRQIDLNADNKRIWLGNLKNIDEETVNFSISISLNHFKNI; encoded by the coding sequence ATGGCAGAATCCCTCCCCATAAGTGATAGCAAGTCCCTTACAGGATTATACACTACAGGTCATCAAGACAGAAGATATGCCAATTCCAAACTACGCCAAATCTGTGCATTAGATACAGAGACTCATGATGGAGATATTTTCCTAATTGCAGACTCTGAGGGCAATTATTTAGATAAAATCACGCCTAAATCAGTCATAAAATGGCTATTTTCCAAAAGATATGAAGGAACTTGGAACTTTTTTTACAATCTAACCTTTGATGCAGGAGTAATTTTGAAACTCTTAGGTGAGAATCTAAAGTCATATCTAAAAACTAGGTCTCTTGATTTTTCCTTTGAGGGTTATTCCATACAGTACATTCATGGAAAGAAACTTGCAATAAAAAAAGGACATCACAGTACAGTCTTTTTTGATATTGCACAGTTCTATCACATGAAACTAGTTGACGCATATCAATCAAACATTGGCAAATTACCTGAAGAGTATCTAAAAATGAAACAAAAACGCTCACATTTTACAAAACGGTTCTATAATAGAAACAAACAGCAAGTGAGAAATTATTGTATCACTGATTGTATACTAACTAAAAGACTTGCAGAAAAATGGATTACACTATTTCATGATGCATTTGAGTTTTATCCTAATCGATGGATTAGTTCAGGATATCTGGCAGAAAAAGTTTTGATAAATAATGAAATAGATATTCCAAAGTTTAACACTGTCCCATATAAGATTCAGGAATTAGCATTCAGGTGTTATTTTGGCGGGAGGTTTGAGATGCTAAAGCGAGGATTCATTGGGACAGGATACATCTATGATATTAATTCTGCATACCCATATGCACTAACTAAAATCCCGAATCTATCAAAAGGAAGATGGATAAAACGAAAATCAATTCATCCAGATTCAAAACTAGGCTTCTTTAGAATTAAAGCAGACATTCCTGATCTAAAACATGTTCCACCATTCCCATTTAGAAACAATAACATGATAATTTTCCCCAGTGGAAAGTTTGAAACATTCTGTACATTACCTGAACTGTTGGCATGTAATGATGAATCCATGTATGAAATCATTGATTCATATCAATTCATTCCAGATGTAGAGGAGTATCCTTACAAAAATTTCATTACAGAAATGTATCAAAAGAGACTGAAACTAAAACAAGATGGTTCACCATTGCAACTACCAATCAAATTGATTCTAAATTCTATTTATGGGAAAACGGGTCAGAGAATTAATCGAAAGATAGGTAATCTGTTTAATCCGATAATATTTTCAGCCATTACTGGCCATGCCCGTGCTCAACTGTATGAATTTGTTCAAAAGCACAAAATTGAGCGTGAAATTGTGGCTTTTGCCACTGATTCTGTATGTACAACTAGGAAGATAACCTCTAGCTCAAATGAGCTAGGGGTCTTTAGTTTGGATAAATCTGGTGATGATGTATTTTTCTTACAAAACGGCATTTACAGAATAAATGGCAAATGGAAGCAGAGAGGATTGGGCCATTTAGGAACTAAAGAGATTGAGCATCTAGATACGGTGGAAAAAGATGGAAAGTTATTTTACAAGTTCAAAGTGCTTCGAGCAGGTCAATTACGTTCATCTATTATTCAAAACAATATTGAAGGAATTGGTAAATTTTCCGAGATAACAAGACAGATTGATCTTAATGCAGATAACAAAAGGATATGGCTTGGAAATTTGAAGAATATTGATGAAGAAACTGTAAATTTTTCTATTTCTATTTCTTTAAATCATTTCAAAAATATTTGA
- the cas1 gene encoding CRISPR-associated endonuclease Cas1, whose amino-acid sequence MTQKGQKNHYNIKFLKGYGHSISVKDSKIILKSNHDPFSKPEQEEWFVKNMPYEKIVLSGKGYVSTEALSLLSQNNRNIILLDNHGKPVSFCHSMMDSLTATKYRMAQYDTFRNPEKCKYLRKQIISAKQQSQLKLLRLIGSDITELPEKENASARKYWLEFAKFIPEKYNFQSRNQSHIRSSKNNATDIINALLNYGYSVLAGEISKFVCGFGLDPYFGFMHKTHTGFQPLVYDIIEPFRWLVDNSVYTIANNKEKRNRIKLKEYSYTKDGTIVIEYALIKRFLELLERQFSKEIKFDFRHGKKTKLGLKSVQEITVGKIYVQNLIDYCTMEKSIF is encoded by the coding sequence TTGACTCAAAAAGGTCAGAAAAATCACTACAACATAAAATTTCTCAAAGGCTACGGTCACTCAATATCAGTAAAAGATTCCAAAATAATTCTCAAATCAAACCATGATCCATTTTCTAAACCAGAACAAGAAGAGTGGTTTGTCAAAAATATGCCTTATGAGAAAATAGTTCTTTCCGGTAAGGGATATGTTTCAACTGAAGCATTATCATTACTTTCTCAAAATAACAGAAATATCATTTTACTTGATAATCATGGAAAGCCAGTCAGTTTCTGTCATTCTATGATGGATTCACTGACTGCAACCAAATACCGCATGGCACAGTATGATACATTTCGAAATCCTGAGAAGTGTAAGTATCTGCGTAAGCAAATCATATCTGCGAAGCAACAATCCCAACTAAAACTACTCAGATTAATTGGCAGTGACATTACTGAACTCCCAGAGAAAGAGAATGCTTCGGCTAGAAAATATTGGTTAGAATTTGCTAAATTTATTCCTGAAAAATATAATTTTCAGTCACGAAATCAATCTCATATACGCAGTAGCAAGAATAATGCAACTGACATCATCAATGCTTTATTGAACTACGGGTATTCTGTACTGGCAGGGGAAATCTCAAAATTTGTTTGTGGGTTTGGGTTGGATCCTTATTTTGGATTCATGCACAAAACCCATACTGGATTTCAACCCTTAGTGTATGACATCATAGAACCATTTCGCTGGTTAGTTGATAATTCTGTTTATACTATTGCAAACAACAAAGAGAAGAGAAATAGAATCAAACTCAAAGAGTATAGTTACACAAAAGATGGAACTATAGTAATTGAGTATGCTTTGATCAAACGATTCTTGGAATTGTTAGAAAGGCAATTTTCTAAAGAAATAAAGTTTGACTTTAGGCACGGAAAGAAGACAAAATTGGGATTGAAATCCGTTCAAGAGATAACGGTTGGAAAAATTTACGTTCAAAATTTAATAGATTATTGTACTATGGAAAAGTCGATTTTTTGA
- a CDS encoding tyrosine-type recombinase/integrase — protein MQKYELAQDQVSHYYNTQIKRIQNKIKKELSQNNQKLISKYHQEMIIQSLAKATQVKQLQTILTLSKMLKKDWKDATKSDIRKIALQISKKFCDKLGKETFYSYDHKKMLRIFFRWFKLGSRSYIEVGDPPETKQIRTHLVFNKLARKDLISQKDRLKLLDACNGNLRDRAFIDCHLEAGTRPAEILNLQIHHVHFDNLGALIQVSGKTGTRIVRLIKSGPSLSSWLNVHPLRDNYDAPLWIKTSKRNFGDSMTHAAANAMIKRRARIAKLKKPINLNLFRHSAATDAANYLTDAQMRDRHGWSSYSKVPGRYVHLTHKDVDNAMTKYYGLSRAESRGSPIKCSICEMQNNPEQNNCWKCGKALSLKSVINNSQIFGNISKNLSISYYLI, from the coding sequence TTGCAAAAATATGAACTAGCGCAAGACCAAGTATCACACTATTACAACACTCAAATCAAAAGAATACAAAACAAAATCAAAAAAGAATTATCTCAAAATAATCAAAAACTCATTAGCAAATATCACCAAGAGATGATTATTCAATCCCTTGCTAAAGCCACCCAAGTCAAACAACTACAAACAATTCTGACCCTTAGCAAAATGCTCAAAAAAGACTGGAAAGATGCCACAAAATCAGACATTCGAAAAATTGCATTGCAGATTTCAAAAAAATTCTGTGACAAACTAGGCAAAGAGACATTTTATTCGTATGATCATAAAAAGATGTTACGGATATTTTTTAGATGGTTCAAACTCGGGTCCCGAAGTTACATCGAAGTTGGTGACCCACCTGAAACAAAACAGATTAGAACTCATCTAGTATTCAACAAACTTGCAAGAAAAGACCTGATTTCACAAAAAGATAGACTGAAACTACTTGATGCATGTAATGGGAATTTACGTGACAGAGCATTCATTGACTGTCATTTAGAAGCAGGAACCAGACCTGCAGAGATTCTTAATTTGCAGATTCATCATGTACACTTTGATAATCTTGGCGCACTAATCCAAGTAAGTGGAAAGACTGGGACGAGGATTGTTCGTCTAATAAAGTCTGGACCCTCATTGTCATCTTGGCTTAACGTTCATCCATTAAGAGACAATTATGATGCACCACTTTGGATTAAAACAAGTAAGAGAAATTTTGGAGATTCTATGACTCATGCAGCAGCTAACGCCATGATAAAAAGAAGAGCAAGGATTGCAAAACTGAAAAAACCAATTAATTTGAATTTGTTTAGACATTCAGCTGCAACTGATGCTGCAAATTATTTGACAGATGCGCAAATGAGAGACAGACATGGATGGAGTTCATATTCCAAAGTCCCTGGAAGATATGTTCATCTCACTCACAAAGATGTCGATAATGCAATGACAAAATATTATGGATTATCAAGGGCAGAAAGTAGAGGTTCGCCAATAAAATGTAGTATCTGTGAGATGCAAAATAATCCTGAACAAAATAATTGTTGGAAATGTGGCAAGGCATTGTCTCTAAAATCAGTCATTAATAATTCTCAGATCTTTGGGAATATCTCAAAAAATCTGTCTATTTCTTACTATTTGATATAA